A stretch of the Panulirus ornatus isolate Po-2019 chromosome 10, ASM3632096v1, whole genome shotgun sequence genome encodes the following:
- the LOC139750943 gene encoding mitochondrial import inner membrane translocase subunit Tim23-like, with protein MYTYISPYLNFDPAYLQTTQPEFIALEGASQKRGRFELAFSQIGGSCLIGAGLGGAQGLYGGIQETAAAGHTGKIRRTQLLNYIMKRGSASANTLGAIAFMYSGLGCLIYYARGSHEDEMNTLGAATLTGLLYKSTAGLKKCAMGGLIGLGISAAYIAFSSREKLKDRYVHRF; from the coding sequence atgtatacatatatatcgccATATCTAAACTTTGACCCTGCATACCTTCAGACCACACAGCCAGAATTTATTGCCTTAGAAGGAGCTTCACAGAAACGTGGACGTTTTGAGCTTGCTTTCTCACAGATTGGAGGATCATGTTTGATTGGTGCTGGCCTTGGCGGAGCACAAGGGTTGTATGGTGGCATTCAAGAAACAGCAGCTGCAGGTCACACAGGGAAAATTAGACGAACACAATTACTGAACTATATAATGAAGCGTGGTTCTGCCTCAGCCAATACACTTGGAGCTATTGCATTTATGTACTCCGGCCTGGGTTGCCTCATTTACTATGCCCGCGGTAGCCATGAAGATGAAATGAATACCCTGGGTGCTGCAACCCTGACTGGACTCCTTTATAAATCAACAGCTGGTCTAAAGAAGTGTGCCATGGGAGGACTAATTGGACTTGGCATATCTGCTGCTTATATTGCATTTTCATCACGGGAGAAATTGAAGGATCGATATGTGCATAGGTTTTAA